The following coding sequences are from one Paenibacillus tundrae window:
- a CDS encoding NUDIX domain-containing protein, translating to MSYWYDINEIMHDEIQFAIMLTTFNDKFIIIHNSKRGGWEIPGGNREPGETMLETASRELYEETGAVEFELTPYGIYKWNGSLGMVFHAKVEVLDELPDSEISEIKFEDNLPAGMNFGDMFYLFSEKWDECADKQMKKYTVTIKNSSLPRVITIAAS from the coding sequence ATGAGCTATTGGTATGATATTAATGAGATTATGCATGATGAAATACAGTTTGCCATTATGCTCACAACCTTTAACGATAAGTTCATTATTATCCATAACAGCAAACGGGGAGGTTGGGAGATCCCAGGGGGCAATAGAGAACCAGGAGAAACGATGTTAGAAACTGCAAGTCGAGAGTTGTATGAGGAGACAGGAGCGGTTGAATTCGAACTCACTCCCTACGGTATTTATAAATGGAACGGGAGTTTGGGCATGGTTTTTCACGCTAAGGTAGAGGTGTTAGACGAATTGCCTGATTCGGAAATTTCGGAGATCAAATTCGAAGATAATTTACCCGCAGGAATGAACTTTGGAGATATGTTCTATCTCTTCTCAGAGAAATGGGATGAATGTGCAGATAAGCAAATGAAAAAATACACGGTAACGATCAAGAATTCGAGTTTACCCCGTGTAATAACAATTGCAGCGAGTTAA
- a CDS encoding nitrous oxide reductase accessory protein NosL, with product MKKRWTMVLMLMMGMLLLTACGAKTYAALPINEDVDICAICKMQVKDDAYATQLTTKDGKNYKFDDIGCMNQWKEENGTENIGMDFVRDYNDKEWIEYSKATYVYDASLRTPMAYGILNFKDKASAEAFVAEQGVGTIMTAEDLASHDWKQSTEMMDMGDHGHEHGHGDEGMSEEGMHEEGEKKEESGH from the coding sequence ATGAAGAAACGATGGACAATGGTACTGATGCTTATGATGGGGATGCTGTTATTAACAGCTTGCGGAGCAAAAACATATGCGGCTTTACCGATTAACGAAGACGTAGATATCTGCGCCATTTGCAAGATGCAGGTGAAGGATGATGCCTATGCAACACAGCTTACAACCAAGGATGGCAAGAACTATAAGTTTGACGACATCGGGTGCATGAACCAATGGAAAGAAGAAAATGGGACTGAGAACATCGGTATGGATTTTGTACGTGATTATAATGACAAGGAATGGATTGAATACAGCAAAGCGACGTATGTGTATGATGCTTCTCTGCGTACACCGATGGCGTATGGCATCCTTAATTTCAAGGATAAAGCATCTGCTGAAGCGTTTGTTGCGGAGCAAGGCGTTGGAACCATCATGACTGCTGAAGATCTCGCATCCCATGACTGGAAACAGAGCACGGAGATGATGGATATGGGAGATCATGGACATGAACACGGACATGGGGATGAGGGAATGAGCGAGGAAGGAATGCATGAGGAAGGCGAGAAGAAGGAAGAATCAGGTCACTAG
- a CDS encoding DUF817 domain-containing protein encodes MKSIIQLLHFGYHQAMSCIFPVIIFGTLALTSVIPVPFFHRYDAILIILLIVQYLMYRSGLETLDEIKVICVFHLIGLLLEIYKVWMGSWSYPEPGYTKLLGVPLYSGFMYASVASFMCQVWRRLRMDMTGWPGGVSSVLLGAAIYLNFFTHHFIPDFRWWLTALVFVVFWKTWIIYRVRSTTYRMPLSLAFIIVGFFIWTAENIATFFNGWKYPDQHEAWQLVSFSKISSWFLLVIISVIIVAQLKYVKANRTRNIHN; translated from the coding sequence ATGAAATCCATCATACAGTTATTACATTTTGGCTATCATCAGGCGATGAGTTGTATTTTCCCGGTTATTATTTTTGGGACATTAGCGCTTACGAGTGTCATTCCAGTGCCTTTTTTCCATCGTTATGATGCCATCTTAATCATACTTCTTATCGTGCAATATCTGATGTACCGCAGTGGCCTGGAAACGCTTGATGAGATCAAGGTCATCTGTGTATTTCACTTAATTGGCTTGCTACTTGAGATATATAAAGTATGGATGGGCTCATGGTCGTACCCTGAACCTGGATATACTAAACTATTGGGTGTTCCGCTATACAGTGGGTTTATGTATGCAAGTGTAGCTAGCTTTATGTGCCAAGTGTGGCGCAGACTTCGGATGGACATGACGGGCTGGCCAGGCGGAGTATCCTCCGTATTGCTCGGAGCGGCAATCTACCTTAACTTTTTCACACATCACTTTATTCCTGACTTCCGTTGGTGGCTCACAGCACTTGTGTTTGTTGTCTTCTGGAAAACATGGATTATCTACCGTGTACGTTCTACAACCTATCGAATGCCTCTATCGCTCGCTTTTATCATTGTTGGATTCTTCATCTGGACTGCTGAGAACATCGCTACATTCTTTAATGGTTGGAAATACCCTGATCAGCATGAAGCATGGCAACTCGTGAGCTTTAGTAAGATCAGCTCCTGGTTCCTCCTTGTTATTATTAGTGTCATCATCGTTGCACAGCTCAAATATGTGAAAGCCAATCGAACGCGAAACATTCATAATTAA
- a CDS encoding GNAT family N-acetyltransferase gives MFPFHVNESISINIIQPRDRDDLYTLIDNNRAHLRKWLLWVDKRQSPSDLDSVIAMWAQNVEERNGFDAGIWYKHKLVGMIGLHYIDWKNKETSIGYLLSESFEGRGIISTSIKALLDYLFAELKLNRVIIQCAETNLRSRSIPERIGFVEEGISREAQWLYDHYENIVTYSVLSSEWNK, from the coding sequence ATGTTTCCTTTTCATGTTAATGAATCAATCTCAATCAATATAATACAACCGAGAGATCGGGATGATTTATACACATTAATCGATAATAATAGAGCGCATCTCCGAAAATGGCTACTGTGGGTTGATAAACGTCAATCCCCATCCGACTTAGATTCTGTTATAGCGATGTGGGCGCAAAATGTTGAAGAGAGAAACGGATTTGATGCAGGAATATGGTACAAACATAAGTTGGTTGGAATGATCGGTCTGCATTATATTGATTGGAAGAACAAAGAAACAAGTATTGGATATCTATTATCGGAGTCATTCGAAGGCCGCGGAATTATATCAACATCGATTAAGGCACTATTAGATTATTTGTTTGCTGAGTTAAAGTTAAATCGTGTAATTATTCAATGTGCAGAAACCAATCTAAGAAGTCGATCTATTCCAGAACGTATTGGTTTTGTAGAGGAAGGCATTTCAAGAGAAGCTCAGTGGCTGTACGATCATTATGAGAACATTGTGACTTATAGTGTGTTATCGAGTGAATGGAATAAGTAA
- a CDS encoding antibiotic biosynthesis monooxygenase encodes MLIQTRSMIIQKGYSDQVVERWSGPSPIVEMPGLIDFSVMVNKRNKEQEEVLVIIRWESEEAWKNWEKSDVHIKGHREKKSQEKPEYLISTTVNMYEVQTVKSGSGSFSNS; translated from the coding sequence ATGTTAATCCAAACTCGAAGCATGATTATACAAAAAGGGTATAGTGATCAGGTCGTAGAACGATGGAGTGGTCCTTCTCCGATTGTGGAGATGCCAGGTCTTATTGATTTTAGTGTCATGGTCAACAAGCGAAACAAAGAGCAAGAAGAAGTTCTTGTCATCATTCGCTGGGAATCAGAAGAAGCGTGGAAAAACTGGGAGAAAAGCGATGTACATATCAAAGGCCACCGTGAGAAAAAATCGCAAGAGAAGCCAGAATATCTGATCAGTACAACTGTTAACATGTATGAGGTACAGACAGTGAAGTCAGGCAGCGGTTCTTTCAGTAATTCATAA
- a CDS encoding GNAT family N-acetyltransferase, giving the protein MSSTIVLAAAEDVRSEDSVQLMKELSEELGLLYGGDGTAGFQLSDVEVPRSAFIVARLDGHPVGCGAIRPLDENSVEVKRMYTRSDYRRKGVAQAILAEAERLAIHFAYRNLKLQTGPLQPEAAALYERMGYYRIPIFHGDWDQVLAYQKDLVQQPASL; this is encoded by the coding sequence ATGTCGTCGACAATCGTGCTTGCTGCCGCCGAAGATGTAAGAAGTGAGGATTCAGTACAATTAATGAAGGAGCTGAGCGAGGAGCTCGGATTGTTGTACGGAGGTGACGGAACGGCAGGATTCCAACTCTCTGACGTGGAGGTTCCGCGATCAGCGTTTATTGTAGCTCGGTTAGACGGACATCCTGTTGGCTGTGGAGCCATTAGACCCCTCGATGAAAATTCCGTGGAAGTGAAGCGCATGTATACACGCTCTGACTATAGACGTAAAGGCGTTGCACAAGCAATTTTAGCTGAGGCTGAACGTCTTGCTATCCATTTTGCCTATCGTAATTTGAAGCTACAGACAGGTCCGCTGCAACCAGAAGCGGCTGCATTATATGAACGAATGGGATATTATCGGATTCCTATTTTTCACGGAGACTGGGATCAAGTGTTGGCTTATCAGAAAGACTTAGTTCAACAACCAGCGAGCCTCTGA
- a CDS encoding sialidase family protein, which yields MVVVNITGALAGNQFEPSIAVNTLNPSIMCVVAVDTSTGPTLTGLYRSIDGGSTWSTTVLPNPPGYSGAEAPTIDYTFPSTFIVTVHVFNGINDGTIVSYTSFDDGLSWQPPVIVQAGYGTVIHNDEPFIAVDRSPGSPYRGNAYVGYTPLATTSSSIFTQRSLDQGLTWEGPDRQSNPRGIHDRAALAVGFSGEVYAGYIITGPASPSALLRISYDGGINYQPPVERQATFISSVVPAPSPLPVPNYQFRVQTNLCLGADISISPFSGTVYAVWNDARNGYTDVLLSRSPDGLLWFDPVSITAAPPGTQNFFPFITVSPFAGTIRVIYYSNRIDGFLLDVFVAESFDGGATFTNRRLTTTSFNPNGISPVPTVLIGDYITAQTSAPDNLAAVWMATTPPTGKLDVYFGT from the coding sequence ATGGTTGTAGTTAATATTACTGGAGCATTGGCAGGGAATCAATTCGAACCTTCGATTGCGGTTAATACGCTTAATCCCAGTATTATGTGTGTGGTTGCTGTAGATACAAGCACCGGCCCCACATTAACAGGTCTTTATCGCTCAATCGATGGTGGCAGCACGTGGTCAACAACGGTATTACCCAATCCTCCGGGATATTCGGGTGCCGAAGCACCGACGATTGACTATACATTTCCAAGCACTTTTATTGTGACAGTCCACGTATTTAACGGTATTAATGATGGTACGATTGTCAGTTATACCTCATTTGATGATGGATTAAGCTGGCAACCACCGGTTATCGTTCAAGCAGGATATGGCACGGTGATTCATAATGATGAGCCGTTTATTGCTGTTGATCGATCACCCGGCAGCCCGTATAGAGGTAATGCCTATGTCGGATATACGCCGCTCGCCACAACGTCTTCATCCATATTTACTCAGCGGTCGCTTGATCAAGGGTTGACGTGGGAAGGCCCTGACCGACAATCTAATCCAAGGGGAATACATGACCGGGCAGCACTAGCTGTAGGCTTCTCTGGAGAGGTGTATGCAGGGTACATTATTACCGGGCCGGCGAGCCCCTCTGCATTGTTACGCATATCTTATGATGGCGGGATCAACTATCAACCGCCGGTCGAGAGACAGGCTACATTTATTTCTTCTGTTGTACCTGCACCTTCACCGTTGCCTGTGCCCAATTACCAATTTCGAGTACAGACCAATTTATGCCTTGGAGCTGATATCTCTATTAGCCCCTTTAGCGGAACGGTATATGCCGTTTGGAATGATGCACGTAATGGATACACCGATGTGCTACTTTCTCGTTCACCAGATGGTTTGCTCTGGTTTGACCCAGTCAGCATTACGGCTGCACCTCCAGGAACGCAAAATTTCTTTCCATTTATTACTGTCTCACCATTCGCTGGCACGATAAGGGTTATCTATTACTCCAACCGGATCGATGGATTTCTGCTGGATGTTTTTGTTGCAGAGTCGTTTGATGGAGGAGCTACCTTCACCAATCGCCGACTGACCACAACTTCGTTTAATCCAAATGGAATCTCGCCGGTACCGACAGTACTGATCGGGGATTATATCACAGCACAAACATCTGCTCCGGATAATCTTGCTGCGGTGTGGATGGCAACAACGCCTCCTACTGGTAAATTAGATGTCTATTTCGGAACGTAA
- a CDS encoding PLP-dependent aminotransferase family protein has product MDYSFSNRIAALQPSIIREILKATSGQNVIPFSAGNPAPETFPIEAIRTFTQSILEHDPVTALQYGITEGYAPLRQALTTHLKTGFNTGQESDELFIVSGAQQGIELACKVFCNEGDTIICESPSFIGSLNTFRAAGAKLVGVPMETDGMDIEKLEQALQTEQNVKLIYVIPSFQNPTGITTSEEKRKAIYDLAKKYGVMILEDNPYGELRFKGQDVPTIKSMDDEGLVIYVGSFSKILSAGLRVGYVLAPYEVVQKMVVAKQGEDVHTAMLPQILAYKFMAEYDYDSHIDSIRTIYHRKSALMIEQLNQHMGERITFTQPEGGLFLWCDLPHQVPMLEYAKTAAAQGVAVVPGTAFLVDESEPCNAIRLNFSTPSDEQIVKGIQILGQVLDSYK; this is encoded by the coding sequence ATGGACTACTCATTTTCTAACAGGATTGCTGCATTACAGCCATCCATCATTCGTGAAATTTTAAAAGCAACTTCTGGTCAGAACGTTATTCCGTTCTCGGCAGGCAATCCTGCACCAGAGACGTTTCCGATTGAGGCGATACGTACGTTCACACAATCCATACTGGAACATGATCCGGTGACGGCTCTTCAATACGGAATTACAGAAGGGTATGCCCCGCTAAGACAAGCACTAACGACACATTTAAAAACAGGCTTCAATACAGGCCAAGAATCGGATGAATTGTTCATCGTATCTGGAGCGCAGCAGGGCATCGAGCTTGCTTGTAAAGTATTTTGTAATGAAGGTGACACTATAATCTGTGAGAGCCCAAGCTTCATCGGTTCCTTGAATACGTTTCGAGCAGCGGGGGCTAAGTTAGTTGGTGTGCCTATGGAGACTGACGGGATGGATATTGAGAAGCTAGAGCAAGCTCTGCAAACAGAGCAGAACGTGAAGCTAATTTACGTGATCCCAAGCTTCCAGAATCCAACGGGTATTACGACAAGTGAAGAGAAGCGTAAGGCAATCTATGATTTGGCGAAAAAGTATGGTGTCATGATTCTTGAAGATAATCCGTACGGTGAACTTCGATTCAAGGGACAAGATGTTCCCACCATTAAATCGATGGATGATGAAGGTCTTGTCATTTATGTAGGTTCCTTCTCCAAAATTCTATCTGCGGGTTTGCGTGTGGGTTACGTGCTTGCACCGTATGAGGTTGTTCAGAAGATGGTTGTGGCTAAGCAAGGTGAGGATGTACATACCGCTATGCTTCCACAGATTTTGGCGTACAAGTTCATGGCAGAGTATGACTACGATAGTCATATCGACAGCATTCGAACCATCTACCATAGAAAATCAGCGTTAATGATTGAACAGTTGAATCAGCATATGGGCGAGCGTATTACCTTCACTCAACCCGAAGGAGGACTGTTCCTCTGGTGTGATCTACCACATCAAGTTCCGATGCTCGAATATGCCAAGACTGCTGCTGCTCAAGGTGTTGCGGTCGTTCCTGGTACAGCTTTCCTCGTGGATGAGAGTGAGCCGTGTAATGCCATTAGGCTGAATTTCTCAACACCATCGGATGAGCAGATTGTAAAAGGAATTCAAATTTTGGGTCAGGTGTTAGACTCCTATAAGTAA
- the aac(6') gene encoding aminoglycoside 6'-N-acetyltransferase, translating to MEIVQADETTLDEVTQLALKLWPENSWQHLRADFEDLLQSEKDRLYLAKSQQSYVGFIHLSIRTDYVEGSNSSPVGYVEGIYVEQEYRNQGISKRLVEAVEKWAKSAGCTQIASDTELTNHTSQAFHAKIGFTEANRIVAFIKDLK from the coding sequence ATGGAGATTGTACAGGCAGATGAGACAACCCTAGATGAAGTGACACAATTAGCCTTAAAATTATGGCCCGAAAATTCGTGGCAACACCTCAGAGCTGACTTTGAAGATCTATTACAATCAGAGAAAGACAGACTCTATCTAGCCAAATCTCAACAAAGTTACGTTGGATTTATTCACTTATCGATAAGAACTGATTATGTTGAAGGATCTAATTCCTCGCCTGTTGGTTATGTTGAGGGCATTTACGTCGAGCAAGAGTACAGGAATCAAGGTATTTCAAAACGATTAGTTGAAGCAGTAGAGAAATGGGCGAAGTCTGCAGGTTGTACCCAAATTGCATCAGATACGGAGCTCACGAACCATACAAGCCAAGCATTTCATGCGAAGATAGGATTCACAGAAGCGAATCGAATTGTTGCTTTCATTAAAGACTTGAAGTGA
- a CDS encoding right-handed parallel beta-helix repeat-containing protein, whose translation MLSQKVRLAIGQFMRNARMHLNMSNNINRKVTSWSILTLWLFVVMLIQLPFMSGNASAASKEQSFIPLQPIINAMNPGEELTLKPGMYLGPVTIDKSISLLGDSSVMIMSTDTSAIQSASTDSPESTVNIRADGVSLQGFTILHQHSTPTAAIQVEANHAEIKDIHIQTQGFGILARDANEGIFRENDITWTGSETASSSQKGNGIDLYNAHRNHIEGNEIRGMLDGIYMENSREATVKGNRLLHTRYGIHCMYMDGSYVLDNVGEDNITGAMIMGVKNTTVSGNSFRKQSENVHSQGILLYDVHQSSIADNIVEGNRVGMNIAESAGNDIRGNEVLRNFIGFQLVLAEGNRLHQNQFISNVIDASAVDSRNNEMSSNYWDSFRGLDLNGDGVSEMAYGINPFYEQLISRNSAYQLFFQSPGMVFLSELFTEGKENWSTDQSPLMTMTMEPQQQPGTTNDTIPVWVIGVILLCFSACIMIYSGGLRK comes from the coding sequence ATGTTATCGCAGAAGGTTCGCCTAGCTATAGGGCAATTCATGCGTAATGCTCGCATGCATCTCAATATGTCAAACAACATCAACCGCAAAGTCACCTCTTGGAGCATCCTTACTCTATGGCTGTTTGTAGTGATGCTAATTCAGCTTCCATTCATGTCAGGGAATGCGTCCGCTGCTTCAAAAGAACAGAGCTTCATTCCACTGCAACCGATCATTAACGCGATGAATCCTGGAGAAGAGCTTACACTTAAGCCAGGTATGTACTTAGGCCCCGTGACTATAGACAAGAGCATATCCCTTCTGGGAGATTCCTCTGTGATGATCATGAGCACAGATACAAGTGCAATTCAGTCTGCATCTACGGATTCTCCTGAATCCACGGTCAACATTCGCGCAGATGGCGTAAGTTTGCAGGGGTTTACTATTTTACATCAGCATAGTACACCTACAGCAGCGATTCAGGTTGAAGCCAATCATGCAGAGATCAAGGATATACATATTCAGACACAGGGTTTCGGCATTCTTGCTCGTGATGCTAACGAGGGAATCTTCCGAGAAAACGACATTACATGGACGGGTTCCGAGACGGCTTCAAGTAGTCAGAAGGGCAACGGGATTGATCTGTATAACGCTCATCGCAACCATATTGAAGGCAATGAAATTAGGGGTATGCTGGATGGAATCTATATGGAGAATAGCCGTGAAGCTACTGTAAAAGGCAATAGGTTGCTACATACAAGATATGGTATCCACTGCATGTATATGGATGGCTCTTACGTCTTGGACAATGTAGGTGAGGACAACATCACCGGTGCCATGATTATGGGCGTGAAGAATACAACGGTATCAGGCAATTCATTTCGGAAGCAGAGTGAAAATGTACATTCACAAGGCATCCTGCTATACGACGTTCATCAATCTTCTATAGCTGACAATATCGTTGAAGGCAATCGAGTCGGAATGAACATTGCGGAGTCCGCAGGTAACGATATTCGTGGTAATGAAGTTCTGCGTAATTTTATCGGGTTTCAGCTTGTACTTGCAGAAGGCAACCGACTCCATCAGAACCAGTTCATATCCAATGTGATTGATGCTTCGGCTGTAGATAGCCGGAACAACGAGATGTCATCTAATTATTGGGATTCCTTCCGGGGACTTGATCTGAATGGTGATGGAGTTAGTGAGATGGCTTATGGAATTAATCCATTCTATGAGCAATTAATTAGTAGGAATTCAGCCTATCAGCTTTTCTTTCAATCCCCGGGGATGGTCTTTTTGAGTGAGTTGTTTACAGAAGGCAAAGAGAATTGGTCAACAGATCAATCACCTCTGATGACGATGACAATGGAGCCGCAACAGCAACCAGGTACAACGAATGACACCATACCGGTATGGGTTATCGGAGTCATTTTATTATGTTTCTCAGCTTGTATTATGATTTATTCGGGAGGATTACGTAAATGA
- a CDS encoding response regulator transcription factor: MSHIRVLVVDDHVHAREAICDILSMDSSLEVIGVVTDGQQAIDFTEQWLPDLILMDIQMPIMNGLEATKRIKLMFPYVKIVMITVSDDVFHLLEALKSGAQGYLLKNLEPSMWLEYLHSIVTEEATLSREVAYQILKDVSLTEKKEPDVPLTIREKDILYGVAAGWTNKEIAQKYNISEYTVKNHLKNILQKLQVQNRVQLTRYALEQGLITDTHYSE; this comes from the coding sequence ATGAGTCATATTCGGGTGCTTGTTGTTGACGATCATGTGCATGCCAGAGAAGCGATATGTGATATTTTATCCATGGATTCGTCTCTTGAAGTGATTGGGGTTGTGACTGACGGCCAGCAGGCCATTGATTTTACAGAGCAGTGGCTTCCTGATCTCATTCTAATGGATATTCAGATGCCAATAATGAATGGATTGGAAGCGACTAAGCGGATTAAACTGATGTTCCCTTATGTGAAAATTGTGATGATTACCGTCTCGGATGATGTATTTCATTTGCTGGAAGCATTAAAGAGTGGGGCACAGGGCTATTTGTTGAAGAACCTAGAACCCTCCATGTGGTTAGAATATCTCCATTCCATCGTTACAGAAGAGGCGACCTTGAGCCGTGAGGTGGCTTATCAGATCTTAAAGGACGTATCCTTAACGGAGAAAAAAGAACCGGATGTGCCTCTGACTATTAGAGAAAAGGACATTTTATATGGAGTAGCTGCAGGATGGACGAACAAAGAAATCGCGCAGAAATATAACATTTCAGAATACACGGTTAAGAATCATTTGAAGAATATTCTGCAGAAGTTGCAGGTGCAAAACCGAGTTCAACTCACTCGTTATGCATTGGAGCAAGGACTTATTACGGATACTCATTATTCCGAGTAA
- a CDS encoding ABC transporter permease, which translates to MVDMLLVAKREVKMGFRNPWAYSFLILFCTFSLSLLLIDSQNFVQGYSGTTGSMLNLILYLLPLMTLFLGSFSLTSEKEEGSWQLLSTYPIGTMSFIVGKYLGLSVVLITIVAFGYGLMGLISGVIGSALNVTTYVFFLAFSCGLVLLFLTLALFIGSISKNRWQALTISVSVWFFAVIGWPTLLLAILGIVPFLWVKPLLVVLTFINPAELIRLFVVIKLGGGSVLGPEYYQWVTWVQQPSGSWIFLTICLLWITCSVFVVYGIWERGRSHG; encoded by the coding sequence ATGGTAGACATGTTACTGGTGGCCAAGCGAGAAGTGAAGATGGGATTTCGCAATCCCTGGGCGTATTCTTTTCTAATCCTCTTTTGCACATTTAGCTTAAGCTTACTACTCATTGATTCGCAGAACTTTGTTCAAGGATACTCAGGTACAACCGGCTCGATGTTAAATCTCATTCTCTATCTATTGCCATTAATGACGTTATTTCTAGGTTCTTTCTCGCTAACTTCGGAGAAGGAAGAGGGAAGCTGGCAACTGTTGTCTACTTATCCAATCGGCACAATGTCCTTTATTGTTGGAAAATACCTTGGCTTGTCCGTGGTGCTGATTACAATTGTAGCGTTTGGATATGGTTTGATGGGTCTTATCAGTGGAGTGATCGGTAGCGCGTTAAACGTGACAACATATGTATTTTTTCTGGCATTCTCCTGTGGATTAGTCCTATTATTCCTAACGCTTGCGCTGTTCATCGGCTCCATATCCAAAAATCGTTGGCAAGCATTAACCATTTCGGTATCCGTTTGGTTCTTTGCAGTGATCGGATGGCCTACGCTCTTGCTTGCGATCTTAGGTATTGTTCCTTTTTTATGGGTCAAACCATTGCTTGTTGTGCTAACTTTCATCAATCCAGCCGAGCTGATACGTTTATTTGTCGTTATTAAACTTGGCGGGGGCTCGGTACTCGGACCGGAATATTACCAATGGGTGACATGGGTGCAGCAACCGAGTGGCAGTTGGATTTTCTTAACGATCTGTCTGCTGTGGATTACATGTTCTGTATTTGTTGTATACGGAATCTGGGAAAGGGGACGTTCCCATGGATAA
- a CDS encoding sensor histidine kinase: protein MSYKQIKWMILLIPTLTVGVWEYVRHQFLLPYISMDLGNWLTPVMVYVVSITLVKKLFRNMERIQKELEQERAAKAVLESREKLAKELHDGIAQSLFLLSVQIERLESKRKQEKHLDEVYAIRKTVHEVNRYVRQSIANLRYDSQSQSVSPTLDSVSLRNQIGRMIRDTPIPINLEWDIKDEDFTAKEKIELLACMREAVVNIQKHAKASEGWIMGENKNGYRLITIKDNGRGFAGDPFAMKDRYGLHIMKERLKAMNWNLKLYREQEYTVVQFSQDGEHV, encoded by the coding sequence ATGTCTTATAAACAGATCAAGTGGATGATCTTGCTCATCCCAACCTTAACTGTTGGTGTATGGGAGTACGTACGTCACCAATTTCTTCTACCCTATATCTCTATGGATCTCGGCAATTGGCTTACGCCTGTCATGGTTTATGTTGTAAGTATTACGCTCGTCAAGAAGCTATTTCGCAATATGGAACGTATCCAAAAGGAATTGGAGCAGGAACGAGCGGCTAAAGCCGTGCTGGAATCTCGTGAGAAATTAGCGAAGGAGCTGCACGACGGCATTGCACAATCTCTCTTTTTACTTTCCGTACAAATAGAACGTCTGGAATCTAAGCGTAAACAAGAGAAACACCTGGACGAAGTATATGCAATTCGGAAAACCGTTCATGAAGTGAATCGATATGTGCGCCAATCGATAGCTAATCTCAGATATGACTCTCAGAGCCAGTCAGTATCACCCACGCTGGATTCTGTCTCACTCCGTAACCAAATTGGAAGAATGATCAGAGATACTCCAATCCCCATTAATCTGGAATGGGACATTAAGGATGAAGACTTTACCGCCAAAGAGAAGATTGAGCTTCTCGCGTGTATGCGCGAGGCTGTGGTAAATATTCAGAAGCATGCCAAAGCATCCGAAGGCTGGATTATGGGTGAGAATAAAAATGGATATCGATTAATAACGATTAAAGATAATGGTAGAGGCTTTGCCGGCGATCCGTTTGCAATGAAAGATAGATATGGATTACATATTATGAAAGAGAGGCTGAAAGCGATGAACTGGAATTTGAAGTTATATCGAGAACAGGAGTACACGGTTGTACAATTTAGCCAAGATGGTGAACATGTATGA
- a CDS encoding DNA topology modulation protein, which translates to MNRILVIGSGGSGKSTLSQKLSNILNLPVIHLDAYFWNPNWVPKPNDEWDQIIDKFTNQDQWIMDGNYSRTMNTRIERADVIIFLDMPRLLCCYRIIKRRFMYHNKSRPDMNEGCNEKLDWEFVNWVWNYKKRSGMNVLKKLKHIQRDKQVIILNTRKQVDEFISRIENNRSL; encoded by the coding sequence ATGAATCGAATTTTGGTGATTGGATCAGGTGGATCTGGCAAATCAACGCTTTCCCAAAAGCTAAGTAACATTCTTAATCTGCCTGTTATTCATTTAGATGCTTACTTCTGGAATCCAAACTGGGTTCCTAAACCGAATGATGAGTGGGATCAGATAATTGATAAGTTTACTAATCAAGATCAATGGATTATGGACGGCAACTATTCAAGAACAATGAATACTAGGATCGAGAGAGCGGATGTCATTATCTTTTTGGATATGCCCAGGCTCTTATGCTGCTATCGGATCATCAAACGGCGTTTCATGTACCATAACAAGAGTAGACCCGATATGAATGAAGGGTGTAATGAAAAGTTAGATTGGGAATTCGTGAACTGGGTGTGGAATTATAAGAAAAGAAGTGGAATGAACGTTCTGAAGAAGCTCAAACACATACAGCGAGATAAACAAGTCATCATTTTAAATACTAGAAAACAAGTAGATGAATTTATAAGCAGAATAGAAAATAATAGAAGCCTTTAA